The Trueperaceae bacterium genome includes the window CGACCTCGGCGACCTCCGCGCCGGTCGCGAGCAACAGCAGCGTGATGAACACGACGCTCCCGAACGCGATCGCTTCGAGCACGTACCGCGGCAGCCCCCCGAGCGCCTGCGCGTTCGCCTCGTAGACCGCGAAGCGGCGCGACGGTTCCGTGAAGCGCTCGACCATCTCCGCTTCGCGCCCCAACAGCCGCAGGTCCTTGATGCCGCCCATCGCCTCCTGCGCGGCGCGGTAGCGCGCCTGGTTGGCCTGCACCCGGTCCTCGCCGATGCGCTTCACGTAGCGGCGCACGAGCAGGTAGATGACGCCGTACGCGCCGCCCAGCACGACGCTCGTGAGGAGCGCCAGGAGCGGGTTGGCGACCAACAACAACCCCAGGATCGCGAGGACGGTGAAGCCCTTGGCGACCAGCTGCAGGCCCGGCCGCACCACCCCGCGGATGATCTGCTGGACCTCCTGCAGGACGTTGTTCGCCAACGCCGACGTGTTGCGCGCGAGGAAGAAGGCGTAGTCCTGCTGCAGGTAGCGAATCAACAGGCGCCGCGCGATCGTGTGGTTGCGGATCGCCCCGAAGCGGAACAGGATCCAGTTCCCGAACGCCAGGAACCCGTTCGCGGCGAGCAGCACCACGATGACCGCCGCGCCGGTCGCGACCATGAACCAGCGCCACGTCTCGAACCCGAACGCGTCGTACGCGAAGCGCAGCACCGCGTTGCGTTGCGCCGCGTCGCGGTCGGTGGTGAGCTCCAGGAACGGCACGACCGAGGCGATGCCGATCACCTCGGCGAACGCCATCAGGATCACGAGCGGCAGCAGCAGCCACACCTGGCGCCGCTCGCGCGGGGTTAGCAGGTCGAGGAACTTGCGCAGGACCTTCACGGGCCCGACGCTACCCCAGCGACCCCCTCCGACCGACGCCTCAGCCGCCGTCCTCCGCGTCGGCGCGGGCGGCGTCGAGGATGCGCTCCACGAGGTGCGGCGGCACCGGGGCGTAGTGGTCCTGGCGGCGCGAGAAGGCGCCCCGCCCGCCGGTGAGGCTGCGGAGCTCCGGGCTGTACGTCGCGAGTTCCGCCTCGGGCACGTGCGCGCTGACCGTCGAGACCGCCCCCTCGTTGTCCATGCCGAGGATCCGCCCGCGGCGGGCGTTGAGGTCCCCGATCACGTCGCCGGTGTAGCGGTCGGGGACGCGGACCTTCACGAGGGCGACCGGCTCCATCAGGACGGGGTCGGCCTGCTGGGCCGCTTCGCGGAACGCCTGCGCCGCCGCGGCGACGAAGGCGACGTCCTTGCTGTCGACCGGGTGGTCCTTGCCGTCGACCACGGTGACGTGCACGTCGTCGGTGACGAACCCCCCGAGCACGCCGCGATCCATCGCCTGGCGGACGCCCTTCTCGCAACTCGATTGGAATTGGCTGGGGATCGCGCCGCCCACGACCGCCCAGTCGAACACCAGGCCGGCGCCGGCCTCCGCCGGCTCGACGCGCAGCGCGACCTCGGCGAACTGGCCCGCCCCGCCGGTCTGTTTCTTGTGGCGGTGGCGCGCCTCGCCCGTCCCGCGGATCGTCTCGCGGTAGGCGACCTTCGGGGGGTGGGTGTGGACCGTGACGCCGTAGCGGTCCTTCAGGGCGTTCTTGGCGACCTCCAGGTGGACGTGCCCCATGCCCCACAGGACGGTCTCCTGGGTGTCGGGGTCGCGCTCGAGGTGCAGGGTCGGGTCGGCCTCGAGCAGCTTGCGGAGCGCCTCGCCGAGCTTGTCGTCGTCGGCGCGGGTCGCGGGCTCCAGCGCGACCGCCATGACCGGCGGCGGGAAGCGGATGGGGGCCAACTGGACGGGGCGCTCGGGCGCCGCCAACGTGTCGCCCGTGTGGAGCGCGTCGACCTTCGTGACCGCCCCGATGGCGCCCGCCTCGAGGGCGGCGACCTCGTTCAGGTCGCCGCCGTCGGGGACGTACAGGTGCGCGAGCTTGACCGACGCCGGCGCCCCGTCCTCGTGGGCGGTGTTCAGGACGGCGTCCCCGGCGCGCACCGAGCCCGCCAGGACCCGCAGGTAGGAGATCTTGCCGAGGTACGGGTCGACCGCGGTCTTCACGACGCGCGCGAGGAACGGCGCGTCGGGCCCCAGGGTCGGGGCGTCGCCGTCGACGACCGGGAGGGGGGCGTGCTCGGCGGGGGTGCGGACGCCCTCGACCATGAAGTCGAGCAGCAGGTCGATCCCCATCGCCGTCTCCGCCGACGCGCACAGGACCGGCGTCAGGGCGCCGCCGCGGACGGCGGCGAAGAACGCCTCGCGCAGGTCGGCGGCGGCGATGTCGACGTCCTCGAGGTACCGCGCCATGAGCTCGTCGTCGGTCTCGACGATCGCTTCGACGAGGCGGTCGTGGTACTCCTGCGCGACGCCGGCGACCTCCTCGGGCAGGGCGCCCTCGGTGGGGGTGCCGTCCGGCCAGGTCCAGGCGGTCATCGTGAGCAGGTCCACCACCCCGCGGAAGGCGTCGGCCTTGCCGATCGGCACCTGGATCGCGGCGAACGTCCCGGGGAGGGTCGCTTCGATCTGCGCCATCGTGCGGAAGAAGTCGGCGTTCTCGCGGTCCATCTTGTTGATCACCACGAAGCTGGAGAGCTCCCGCTCGAAGGTGCTGGTCCAGACGCGCTCGGTACCGACCGCGACGCCCGAGACGGCGCTCACCACGATGGCTGCGGCGTCCGCCGCGGCCTGCGCCCCGCGGATCTCGCCGACGAAGTCGGCGTAGCCGGGGGCGTCGAGGATCGTGAAGGGGTGCCCCTT containing:
- the fusA gene encoding elongation factor G; the protein is MSELRNVALLSHSGAGKTSLTEALLYRTGVLSAMGAVEDGTTASDRTPEETRRKISVTTSLHPVTWKGHPFTILDAPGYADFVGEIRGAQAAADAAAIVVSAVSGVAVGTERVWTSTFERELSSFVVINKMDRENADFFRTMAQIEATLPGTFAAIQVPIGKADAFRGVVDLLTMTAWTWPDGTPTEGALPEEVAGVAQEYHDRLVEAIVETDDELMARYLEDVDIAAADLREAFFAAVRGGALTPVLCASAETAMGIDLLLDFMVEGVRTPAEHAPLPVVDGDAPTLGPDAPFLARVVKTAVDPYLGKISYLRVLAGSVRAGDAVLNTAHEDGAPASVKLAHLYVPDGGDLNEVAALEAGAIGAVTKVDALHTGDTLAAPERPVQLAPIRFPPPVMAVALEPATRADDDKLGEALRKLLEADPTLHLERDPDTQETVLWGMGHVHLEVAKNALKDRYGVTVHTHPPKVAYRETIRGTGEARHRHKKQTGGAGQFAEVALRVEPAEAGAGLVFDWAVVGGAIPSQFQSSCEKGVRQAMDRGVLGGFVTDDVHVTVVDGKDHPVDSKDVAFVAAAAQAFREAAQQADPVLMEPVALVKVRVPDRYTGDVIGDLNARRGRILGMDNEGAVSTVSAHVPEAELATYSPELRSLTGGRGAFSRRQDHYAPVPPHLVERILDAARADAEDGG